One region of Flavobacterium sp. GSB-24 genomic DNA includes:
- a CDS encoding tRNA threonylcarbamoyladenosine dehydratase: MAEWTERAELLFTKEGLSNLQNSNVLIVGLGGVGSFAAEFLARAGVGNMTIVDGDVVDITNINRQLPALHSTVGQPKIKIVGDRLMDINPELNLTRVQEFLSPERAFEIVSPEFDYVLDCIDSITPKLNLIIAAKRKRVKIISSMGAGGKMLASKVKVTDISKTINCYFSKTIRKRLKEAKINKLKVVFSSEIQDEKSLKLTDGKNFKKSFYGTNSYMPGLFGLHAAETVIRHLLKK, encoded by the coding sequence ATGGCAGAATGGACAGAAAGAGCTGAGCTTTTATTTACAAAAGAAGGATTAAGTAATTTACAGAATTCAAATGTATTAATAGTCGGATTAGGAGGAGTTGGATCTTTTGCAGCTGAGTTTTTAGCAAGAGCGGGAGTAGGAAATATGACAATTGTAGATGGAGATGTTGTGGATATTACCAATATAAATCGTCAGTTACCAGCGTTACATTCTACAGTTGGTCAGCCAAAAATTAAAATTGTAGGGGATCGATTGATGGATATAAACCCAGAATTAAATTTGACGCGTGTACAGGAATTTCTTTCTCCAGAACGTGCTTTTGAAATTGTTTCTCCAGAATTTGATTATGTTTTAGATTGTATTGACAGTATTACTCCAAAATTGAATTTGATTATTGCTGCGAAAAGAAAAAGAGTAAAAATAATAAGCAGTATGGGTGCTGGCGGTAAAATGCTGGCTTCTAAAGTAAAAGTAACCGATATTTCTAAAACAATAAACTGCTACTTTTCTAAAACAATTCGTAAGCGTTTGAAAGAAGCAAAAATCAATAAATTAAAAGTGGTTTTCTCTTCTGAAATTCAAGACGAAAAAAGTTTAAAATTAACCGACGGAAAAAACTTTAAAAAGTCATTTTACGGAACAAACAGTTATATGCCAGGATTATTTGGTTTGCACGCTGCTGAAACGGTAATTAGACATCTTCTGAAAAAGTAA
- a CDS encoding TatD family hydrolase, producing the protein MEYFNFHTHQFTNQADVLELVNQYPKEFDASIAFYSIGIHPWYIEENRIDADLKIIEEKLQTENCLAIGECGLDKRIDIPLELQILVFEQQLALAEKFKKPVVIHCVAAFQEVIEIRKRLKITVPMIIHGFSKNKQVAEQLITAGFYLSFGKYLLKNPDLKTVFQNVPNDRFFLETDTMEETIQQVYQLASEYKKLELKELKSIISSNCKSVFG; encoded by the coding sequence ATGGAATATTTTAATTTTCATACCCATCAATTTACCAATCAGGCAGATGTTTTAGAATTGGTTAACCAATATCCGAAAGAATTTGATGCTTCGATTGCATTTTATTCGATCGGAATTCATCCGTGGTATATTGAAGAAAATCGCATTGATGCCGATTTGAAAATTATAGAAGAAAAATTGCAAACCGAAAATTGTCTGGCAATAGGAGAGTGCGGTTTAGATAAAAGAATTGATATTCCGCTAGAGTTACAAATTTTAGTTTTTGAACAACAATTAGCATTAGCAGAAAAATTCAAAAAACCAGTTGTAATACATTGTGTCGCAGCTTTTCAAGAAGTAATTGAAATTAGGAAAAGATTAAAAATTACAGTTCCGATGATTATTCACGGATTTTCGAAAAACAAACAGGTTGCCGAACAATTAATTACGGCAGGATTTTATCTTTCTTTTGGAAAATATTTATTGAAAAACCCAGATTTAAAAACTGTTTTTCAAAATGTTCCAAACGACCGATTCTTTTTAGAAACCGATACAATGGAAGAAACAATTCAGCAAGTTTATCAATTAGCATCAGAATATAAAAAACTAGAATTAAAAGAATTAAAAAGTATTATTTCAAGTAATTGTAAAAGTGTCTTTGGATAG